One stretch of SAR324 cluster bacterium DNA includes these proteins:
- a CDS encoding heme-copper oxidase subunit III: MILLVAPEIPANSNAERRQLVSSSIFATVILIMTEVMFFAALISAYMIIRSGAEEWPPWGQPRLPVFATALNSLTLLVSAFCLHRSVKVFPSQASQSKQLLALTIALGTVFVSVQGYEWIQLISFGLTITSSTYGGVFYLIIGAHGLHVIGGLLALLVCLRRLNSTSQQLTIDNLRAAQIFWYFVVGVWPVLYTLVYLL; encoded by the coding sequence ATGATTTTACTCGTAGCTCCTGAGATTCCAGCAAATTCGAATGCTGAACGTAGACAACTGGTTTCAAGCAGCATTTTTGCGACTGTCATTCTGATCATGACAGAAGTGATGTTCTTTGCAGCACTGATCAGCGCCTATATGATTATCCGCTCTGGCGCCGAAGAGTGGCCTCCATGGGGTCAGCCTCGGCTTCCAGTGTTCGCAACAGCATTGAACTCTTTGACTCTCTTGGTGAGCGCCTTCTGTCTGCATCGGTCTGTAAAGGTATTCCCTTCGCAGGCATCACAGTCTAAGCAGTTGCTTGCTTTGACGATTGCTCTGGGAACAGTCTTTGTCAGTGTGCAGGGATACGAGTGGATCCAGTTGATTAGTTTTGGGCTGACCATTACTTCCAGTACCTATGGAGGTGTCTTCTATCTGATCATCGGAGCTCACGGGCTGCATGTGATTGGAGGGCTGCTCGCTTTACTTGTTTGTTTGAGAAGGCTCAACTCTACCTCCCAGCAACTGACAATTGACAACCTTCGTGCAGCCCAAATCTTTTGGTATTTTGTGGTTGGAGTTTGGCCAGTTTTATATACACTTGTTTACTTGCTTTGA
- a CDS encoding LysM peptidoglycan-binding domain-containing protein: MTLRSLQFLILLVIFCWGPPLPSFGESSDQISTGKGKPSLQAIADQRYYDIPIKLNKRVQQMLRYYTERKHSILDRGLARSGRYMDMFRRELRAWGLPQDLVFVVAVESNFNERSVSVKQAVGLWQFMSTTAQQYQLRVDPWIDQRRDPLKATRAAAQHFKYLYEIFGDWELVLAAYNAGEGRVQRAVKRAKQRKKPTDFWSLSLPRETRSYVPAIMATAIIYKNLDYFGITGVTLEPPMEQSQFQVPVDFSFQEVAQRAGMPLDELLTYNMAYLREMPPIDQKHYTIYLPQKYQPALWQSLRQYGEPSSHWLQHYNSMLQDTPENLQTLERHGDLKYVRVQRGENLSTISRKYNTTITRLLRWNRIPKNQLLQVGQRLKMYVVNRKVLEEVREKNQNLEERIRGTQFVIRVPKGATLSELAERYHTNIKELMTINHLRSPMDLQAGQSLKIYPRPKTIQVPQGATLSNLAQRYDVSVKELIGWNNLAAPNALQANQTLIIAPPPEPTSQQLVQEKQVRIRVPQGATLSELAERYNVTVSKLMEWNNLKSSDSLLAGQQLTVFREITQNNKATHRIIQVRMGDTLWDIAREHRTSVEQLLVLNDLEGNEPLRLNQKLKVPVRPDI; the protein is encoded by the coding sequence ATGACGCTTCGCTCACTGCAATTCCTCATTCTGCTAGTAATCTTTTGCTGGGGTCCTCCACTACCCAGTTTCGGAGAATCCTCGGACCAGATTAGCACAGGCAAAGGAAAACCCTCGCTCCAGGCGATTGCAGATCAAAGATACTACGACATTCCCATCAAGCTCAATAAGCGAGTGCAACAGATGCTACGCTACTACACCGAGCGTAAGCATTCCATTCTTGACCGTGGACTTGCTCGTTCTGGGCGATACATGGATATGTTCCGCAGAGAACTACGAGCTTGGGGCCTTCCACAGGACTTGGTTTTCGTTGTGGCAGTGGAAAGTAACTTCAATGAACGTTCTGTCTCAGTCAAGCAAGCAGTCGGACTCTGGCAGTTCATGTCAACCACAGCACAGCAATATCAGCTTAGGGTGGATCCTTGGATTGATCAACGCAGAGATCCACTCAAAGCGACACGTGCTGCCGCACAGCACTTCAAATACCTTTACGAAATTTTTGGTGATTGGGAACTTGTGCTGGCAGCCTATAACGCTGGTGAAGGAAGAGTCCAGCGTGCGGTTAAACGAGCCAAGCAGCGAAAAAAACCAACTGACTTCTGGTCGCTATCTTTACCTCGGGAAACGCGGAGCTACGTTCCAGCAATCATGGCTACCGCAATCATCTATAAGAACTTAGATTATTTCGGAATCACTGGTGTTACACTAGAACCTCCAATGGAACAGTCACAGTTCCAAGTACCTGTCGACTTTTCCTTCCAAGAAGTTGCTCAACGTGCGGGAATGCCACTAGACGAATTACTCACCTACAATATGGCATATCTCCGGGAGATGCCGCCCATTGATCAGAAACATTACACTATCTACCTTCCACAGAAATATCAGCCTGCACTGTGGCAATCTCTTCGCCAGTATGGTGAGCCTTCTTCCCACTGGCTCCAGCACTACAATAGCATGCTGCAAGACACTCCAGAGAACCTACAAACTCTTGAGCGCCATGGCGATTTGAAATATGTACGTGTGCAGCGAGGAGAGAATCTATCGACAATTTCACGCAAGTACAACACAACCATCACAAGGCTACTGCGCTGGAACCGAATCCCTAAAAACCAGCTTCTGCAAGTTGGACAACGCCTCAAGATGTATGTTGTCAATCGTAAGGTCTTGGAGGAAGTACGAGAAAAAAATCAAAACTTGGAAGAGCGCATCCGTGGGACACAGTTTGTCATCCGGGTTCCCAAAGGAGCAACTCTCTCTGAACTGGCAGAGCGATACCACACAAATATCAAAGAGCTAATGACGATCAATCATTTACGCTCACCAATGGATCTGCAAGCTGGCCAGTCACTAAAGATTTATCCTCGCCCCAAAACGATTCAAGTTCCCCAAGGAGCAACACTGTCTAACTTAGCACAACGCTATGATGTTTCTGTGAAAGAGTTGATAGGTTGGAATAATCTCGCTGCTCCTAATGCTTTGCAGGCGAACCAAACACTAATCATTGCTCCACCGCCTGAACCAACCTCTCAACAATTGGTTCAGGAAAAACAGGTCAGAATAAGGGTTCCCCAAGGAGCAACCCTCTCTGAACTGGCAGAACGCTATAATGTGACTGTCAGTAAATTGATGGAATGGAACAATCTGAAAAGTTCTGATTCACTACTTGCAGGACAACAACTCACCGTATTTAGAGAGATCACACAAAACAACAAAGCAACCCACAGAATTATCCAGGTGCGTATGGGTGATACTCTCTGGGATATTGCTAGAGAACATAGGACTTCTGTTGAGCAACTCTTGGTTCTTAATGATCTTGAAGGAAACGAGCCATTACGACTTAACCAAAAGTTAAAGGTACCTGTCCGACCAGATATTTGA
- a CDS encoding cbb3-type cytochrome c oxidase subunit I has product MGQTTVTHDSHAAHEHDHHEQSFIMKYFFPTDHKIIGLQYMFTGMFMAIVGGYFAYAFRMQLAFPGMEVPLYGTIGPGEYNMLITNHGSIMIFWVAMPVLIAAFGNILIPLMIGCDDMVFPRLNRLSFQIFLLSVVVLFMSFFVQGGGFGGAWTSYPPLSAVAEYNLTDWGASLWLIAVALEFVAFLIGGINFVTTSMNARAPGMRMTDIPMVVWMIVLASIMFMASVGPLIAGSIMLLMDQRIGTTFFVPSGGGDPILWQHLFWFFGHPEVYVVLLPALGIVAEIMTTFARKKLFGYKTILYTTFATGGLAFVVWAHHQFIAGIDPRMANIFLVTTLLISIPIAEILFSYIATLYGGSIEFRTPMLWALGFLITFLLGGVTGIYLGSSALDIYFHDSYFVIAHFHYTFFPIAIIGMFAGLYYWYPKMFGRMMDETLGKIHFWGTIIPFNGIFLPLFLVGMAGQHRRIYNFQHFPDLATADLQGIRVFATVSMVTMLLFQFVFAYNFFVSMFKGEKALANPWKSNTLEWTVPSPPPHGNFAELPTVYRGPYEYSVPGNKEDYWPQNMPDRN; this is encoded by the coding sequence ATGGGACAGACGACGGTCACCCATGATAGTCATGCCGCTCACGAACATGACCATCACGAACAAAGCTTTATAATGAAGTACTTCTTCCCCACTGATCATAAGATCATTGGACTGCAGTACATGTTTACGGGAATGTTCATGGCAATTGTCGGAGGGTACTTCGCCTATGCCTTTCGTATGCAGTTGGCTTTCCCTGGCATGGAAGTTCCGCTCTACGGTACGATCGGACCGGGAGAATACAACATGCTGATCACCAACCACGGTTCAATCATGATTTTCTGGGTGGCGATGCCCGTACTCATCGCTGCTTTCGGAAACATCCTGATTCCACTGATGATCGGCTGCGACGACATGGTCTTTCCAAGATTGAATCGTTTATCCTTCCAAATCTTTCTACTCAGTGTAGTAGTCCTGTTCATGTCCTTCTTCGTACAAGGTGGAGGATTTGGCGGAGCCTGGACTTCTTATCCCCCCTTATCAGCAGTAGCCGAGTACAACTTGACGGACTGGGGAGCTTCGCTTTGGTTAATTGCTGTTGCCCTTGAGTTTGTGGCTTTCCTGATCGGAGGGATCAACTTTGTGACTACTTCAATGAACGCTCGTGCGCCAGGAATGCGGATGACCGACATTCCCATGGTAGTCTGGATGATTGTCTTGGCTTCGATCATGTTCATGGCTTCAGTTGGTCCATTGATAGCTGGATCGATCATGCTTCTGATGGACCAGCGAATTGGTACAACTTTCTTCGTTCCTTCTGGGGGTGGTGATCCAATACTTTGGCAGCACTTATTCTGGTTCTTTGGTCACCCAGAGGTATATGTGGTCTTACTTCCAGCCCTAGGTATCGTCGCTGAGATCATGACAACCTTTGCTCGCAAGAAACTCTTTGGCTACAAGACAATTCTCTACACTACCTTCGCAACAGGCGGATTGGCATTTGTGGTTTGGGCGCACCACCAGTTTATTGCTGGGATTGACCCTCGCATGGCTAACATCTTTCTCGTTACAACCCTGCTGATTTCAATTCCTATCGCCGAAATTTTATTCAGTTACATAGCTACGCTTTATGGAGGGTCAATTGAATTCCGAACCCCGATGCTGTGGGCACTGGGTTTCTTAATTACCTTTCTGCTTGGTGGTGTCACAGGAATCTACCTTGGCTCTAGTGCCTTGGATATCTATTTTCATGACAGCTATTTTGTAATCGCACACTTCCACTATACCTTTTTCCCCATTGCGATCATTGGGATGTTCGCAGGCTTGTACTACTGGTATCCAAAAATGTTTGGAAGAATGATGGATGAAACGTTAGGTAAGATCCACTTCTGGGGTACAATCATTCCGTTCAATGGTATATTCTTACCTCTCTTCCTAGTTGGAATGGCTGGACAGCACCGACGAATTTATAATTTTCAGCACTTTCCAGACTTGGCTACAGCCGATCTACAAGGAATCCGTGTCTTTGCAACGGTTTCCATGGTGACAATGCTGTTGTTTCAATTCGTCTTTGCATACAATTTTTTCGTCAGCATGTTCAAAGGAGAAAAGGCTCTAGCGAACCCTTGGAAATCTAACACACTAGAATGGACAGTTCCATCGCCTCCTCCCCACGGAAACTTTGCGGAACTTCCTACCGTTTACCGTGGGCCCTATGAGTACAGCGTTCCTGGTAATAAGGAAGACTACTGGCCTCAAAATATGCCTGATCGCAACTGA
- a CDS encoding cytochrome C oxidase subunit IV family protein: MAGAHAHPNYVKIWVLLLVLLVVSIIGPELGIPWLTLLTAFGIALIKTYYVAAYFMHLNFEKKYVWFLLLISTVLLGVFFFGVAGDVMKADGQNWQDCISNNTCAEQQRYVDGQLR; this comes from the coding sequence ATGGCTGGAGCACACGCACATCCAAATTATGTAAAGATTTGGGTACTTCTCTTAGTACTCTTGGTGGTCAGTATCATTGGGCCAGAGCTAGGAATTCCGTGGCTCACGCTATTGACTGCTTTCGGAATTGCACTTATAAAGACCTATTATGTCGCTGCTTACTTCATGCATCTCAACTTTGAGAAGAAATACGTCTGGTTCCTACTGCTAATTTCTACTGTTTTACTTGGAGTATTCTTTTTTGGCGTTGCCGGTGATGTGATGAAGGCTGATGGCCAGAACTGGCAAGACTGTATCTCTAACAATACCTGTGCGGAGCAACAAAGGTACGTCGATGGTCAACTTCGGTAA
- a CDS encoding L,D-transpeptidase family protein, with protein MLPPRHLLAIPALLFFISITSLALALPRNLLLSKNPDLTFLLVDKKDCQIAVYRGYPKWEMIAAYPCTTGKVPGDKFKEGDLKTPTGIYWFTDVWSEKDLIGMYGVKEAKPYGAGAFPLNYPNLIDRLFHDKTGYGIWLHGTEGDQPIPTEGCVSVSNENFLEIAQYIQLPNTLILIDESVEKLEEHQHLAEIERLKNFVVTWIDAWENPNVEDYINYYSSRFTNENFDKKRWLHYKKRINLRNKSRKIQASNLTFLYSKDTYFVHFLQKYSSSDFSDLGWKTLYLEFQVDVQDFRIISENWEPYENLAIIPKTADASKSETDEI; from the coding sequence ATGTTGCCTCCTCGCCATCTTTTGGCAATCCCTGCGCTTTTGTTCTTTATTTCAATAACAAGCTTAGCGCTCGCTCTACCCCGCAATCTTCTCCTTTCCAAAAATCCAGATCTTACATTTTTACTGGTTGATAAAAAAGACTGCCAAATCGCAGTCTATCGAGGCTATCCGAAGTGGGAGATGATCGCTGCATATCCGTGTACAACGGGAAAAGTGCCAGGTGACAAGTTCAAAGAAGGAGATCTGAAGACACCAACGGGGATCTACTGGTTTACGGACGTTTGGTCAGAGAAAGATTTGATAGGAATGTATGGTGTTAAGGAAGCAAAACCCTATGGTGCAGGAGCATTCCCACTAAACTACCCAAACTTGATAGATCGTCTCTTCCACGACAAGACAGGCTATGGAATTTGGTTGCATGGTACAGAGGGCGATCAGCCTATTCCAACAGAGGGATGTGTTTCAGTCAGTAATGAAAATTTTTTAGAGATTGCGCAGTATATACAACTGCCAAACACTTTGATTCTGATTGATGAATCAGTAGAAAAATTGGAGGAACATCAGCATCTAGCTGAAATAGAGAGGCTGAAAAATTTTGTTGTCACCTGGATAGATGCTTGGGAAAATCCAAATGTGGAAGACTACATAAATTACTATTCAAGTAGGTTTACAAACGAAAATTTCGATAAGAAGAGATGGCTACACTACAAGAAGAGAATTAATCTGCGAAATAAAAGTCGGAAAATACAAGCTTCGAATCTAACCTTCCTATATAGTAAGGATACTTACTTTGTTCATTTTCTCCAAAAATATAGCTCTTCAGATTTTAGTGATTTAGGTTGGAAAACGTTATATTTAGAGTTTCAAGTGGACGTACAGGATTTTCGAATTATCAGCGAAAATTGGGAACCTTATGAAAATCTAGCTATTATTCCAAAAACAGCTGACGCCTCTAAATCTGAAACTGATGAAATTTAA
- a CDS encoding aminopeptidase P family protein, producing MSSRLSQLQKLIQESELDGYLVPTTDEHLNEYVPLHHRRLEALSGFNGSAGIAIVQREERSQLFVDSRYHIQADAQSGEHFEIRKLGLAGVPDVVEWLAEQSTGCRFGVDPFTVSPRSWRRWSQALVSCQSELVPVLGNLVDQTGSIATPERVEPNLLPLSWTGRSTSEKLTELRDQLDKHQATHLLLTQLDEIAWLTNLRGKDVPCNPVFESYALISKTEAICFCHFPTSAELKSLTDWTFHSYEDYALTLKQLAEDASACVWLDPQGVTMGTLLLLQDQSAQVLEAESPVIMPRALKNEVELQRIRYAHRQAAVGKIQSLARLKQAQQNSEQVSEQQYAGWLRSYYERRPDFADLSFETIAGVGANAAIVHYSNPSAAKILTDGEFLLVDSGIQCGGGTTDATRTMIWGEPDAEQQRCYTRVLQAHIRLARQVFPEGTNGAVLDGVTRSLLWNEGLDFGHGTGHGVGAFLGVHEGPQRISAFAGDVGFRSGMIISNEPGYYRTGWGGIRLENLYVVQPAAQHPKHPDGKEWLCFDTLTLIPFERKLVCEKLLTEDEWNWLQHYHKRVWEEISPLLNEDGEKEYLQQACDWSQRLQVAA from the coding sequence ATGTCTAGTCGTCTGTCTCAGCTACAGAAGTTGATTCAGGAATCTGAATTAGATGGCTATTTAGTGCCAACGACAGATGAGCACCTCAACGAGTACGTGCCTCTACACCACCGTCGTTTGGAAGCATTGAGTGGATTCAATGGATCTGCTGGTATCGCGATTGTTCAGCGGGAAGAACGATCGCAACTATTTGTGGATTCTCGCTACCATATTCAAGCAGATGCGCAAAGCGGAGAGCATTTTGAAATCCGAAAGCTAGGGCTCGCCGGAGTTCCAGACGTTGTGGAATGGCTTGCAGAGCAATCGACTGGGTGTCGTTTCGGAGTAGATCCATTCACAGTTAGCCCACGGAGTTGGAGGCGTTGGTCACAGGCGTTGGTGAGTTGCCAGTCGGAGTTGGTACCAGTGCTTGGTAACTTGGTTGATCAGACCGGATCAATTGCGACACCTGAACGGGTAGAGCCTAATTTGTTGCCACTTTCTTGGACGGGTCGTTCCACCTCAGAAAAGTTGACTGAATTGCGTGACCAATTAGATAAACATCAGGCTACGCATTTATTATTGACCCAGCTAGATGAGATTGCCTGGTTGACTAATTTGCGGGGAAAAGATGTTCCTTGTAATCCAGTCTTCGAATCCTATGCGCTGATTTCCAAGACAGAAGCAATCTGCTTTTGTCATTTTCCTACTAGCGCAGAACTAAAATCACTAACGGATTGGACGTTTCATTCATATGAGGACTACGCTCTCACCTTAAAGCAATTAGCAGAGGATGCTTCTGCATGTGTGTGGTTGGACCCGCAGGGTGTTACAATGGGCACCTTGCTGTTATTACAAGATCAATCTGCCCAGGTATTGGAAGCAGAAAGTCCAGTTATCATGCCACGTGCTTTGAAGAATGAAGTCGAATTGCAGCGTATTCGCTACGCTCACCGACAGGCAGCAGTTGGGAAAATTCAGAGTCTTGCTAGATTGAAGCAAGCCCAGCAGAACAGTGAACAGGTAAGCGAACAACAATATGCTGGATGGCTACGTAGCTACTATGAGAGACGACCAGATTTTGCAGATTTGAGCTTTGAAACAATTGCTGGAGTTGGTGCCAACGCAGCGATTGTTCATTACAGCAATCCGAGTGCAGCAAAAATTCTGACAGATGGTGAATTCCTATTGGTCGACTCTGGTATTCAGTGTGGGGGAGGAACAACCGATGCGACTCGTACGATGATCTGGGGAGAGCCTGATGCTGAGCAGCAACGATGCTATACGAGGGTGTTGCAAGCACATATTCGACTTGCTCGCCAGGTTTTTCCTGAGGGTACGAATGGTGCGGTACTGGATGGTGTGACTCGATCTTTGTTATGGAATGAAGGACTTGATTTCGGACATGGAACGGGTCATGGCGTAGGAGCCTTCCTCGGGGTACATGAAGGACCACAACGCATATCGGCCTTTGCCGGAGATGTTGGCTTTCGGTCTGGAATGATTATTTCCAATGAGCCTGGATACTATCGCACGGGTTGGGGAGGAATTCGTTTGGAAAATCTCTACGTCGTGCAGCCAGCTGCCCAGCATCCTAAGCATCCAGATGGCAAAGAGTGGCTTTGCTTTGACACCCTGACCCTGATCCCCTTTGAGCGTAAGCTAGTCTGTGAAAAACTTCTTACAGAAGACGAATGGAATTGGTTGCAGCACTATCACAAGCGAGTTTGGGAAGAGATTTCACCACTCCTCAATGAAGACGGGGAGAAAGAGTATCTCCAGCAAGCTTGTGACTGGTCGCAGCGGTTACAGGTGGCTGCTTAG
- a CDS encoding alpha/beta hydrolase, with translation MTRTGRDFRTLATHLSPHYRLLIPDTLGRGHSQWAQDPMTEYTVPFYMKQAVALLEHFQVKRCGWIRTSMGGIMGMLLGATSLQKHLVGFVINDIGPELPTGAIQRIASYVSRPPTFNNFQELKQYFQQVYQPFEWLSDQEWQELAISSARRKDDGRWTVH, from the coding sequence TTGACACGCACAGGAAGAGACTTTCGTACACTGGCAACCCATCTCTCTCCACACTATCGCCTGCTAATTCCTGATACTCTTGGACGAGGTCATTCGCAGTGGGCACAAGATCCAATGACGGAATATACCGTCCCATTCTACATGAAACAGGCAGTTGCCCTATTAGAGCATTTTCAGGTCAAGCGTTGTGGCTGGATCAGAACTTCGATGGGTGGGATCATGGGCATGCTGCTTGGAGCCACCAGTTTACAGAAGCACTTGGTGGGATTCGTGATCAACGATATCGGTCCGGAGTTACCTACTGGAGCGATTCAGCGGATTGCCAGCTACGTTTCCAGGCCCCCAACTTTTAACAATTTTCAGGAACTGAAGCAGTATTTTCAGCAGGTCTACCAGCCTTTTGAGTGGCTCAGTGATCAGGAATGGCAGGAGTTGGCAATTTCCTCAGCTAGGAGGAAAGATGATGGTAGATGGACTGTTCACTAA
- the argB gene encoding acetylglutamate kinase, whose translation MKISHRDKKDLLIEALSYIQRFRNQIIVIKYGGAAMIEEALKTSFAQDIVLLQSLGMRPVVVHGGGPEVSKVIQSLGQEVTFVDGLRVTTAENLKVAEMVLSGNLNKEIIAHLQTFGGKAVGLSGKDGNLIQADKKKHASGIDLGYVGTIRQINPELLHLLIREQFIPVVSPIGMGSSGETYNINADTVAAAIAVALEARKVIFMTDVDGVLSDGKELISYLDTATAENLIANKVISGGMVPKIQAALDCVKANVRSAHIINGTDPHSVIAELFTDQGIGTQIVRVEGEA comes from the coding sequence ATGAAAATCAGTCACCGGGACAAGAAAGATCTACTGATTGAGGCTCTATCCTACATTCAGCGCTTCCGTAACCAGATCATCGTCATCAAGTACGGAGGAGCCGCAATGATCGAGGAAGCCCTGAAAACCAGCTTTGCCCAAGACATTGTGCTGTTACAATCCTTAGGAATGAGACCAGTCGTTGTCCATGGTGGTGGTCCAGAAGTATCGAAGGTGATCCAGAGCCTAGGCCAGGAAGTGACCTTTGTTGATGGGTTGAGAGTAACAACCGCAGAGAATTTGAAGGTTGCTGAAATGGTGCTCTCAGGAAACCTCAATAAAGAGATTATCGCTCATTTACAGACTTTTGGGGGAAAGGCAGTAGGACTTAGTGGGAAGGATGGAAATCTGATTCAAGCTGACAAGAAAAAGCACGCCAGTGGCATCGACCTTGGCTATGTAGGTACTATCAGACAGATCAATCCCGAACTACTGCATCTACTGATTCGAGAGCAGTTCATTCCAGTTGTCTCGCCAATAGGGATGGGGAGTAGTGGTGAGACCTACAACATCAATGCCGATACTGTCGCAGCTGCAATTGCAGTTGCGTTAGAAGCACGCAAGGTGATTTTCATGACTGATGTTGATGGGGTGTTATCAGATGGAAAAGAGTTGATTTCCTATCTGGATACGGCTACTGCGGAGAACTTGATCGCCAACAAGGTGATTTCAGGTGGGATGGTCCCTAAAATTCAGGCTGCGTTGGATTGCGTTAAAGCCAACGTTCGTTCAGCTCACATCATTAACGGAACAGATCCGCACTCTGTGATTGCTGAACTATTTACTGATCAAGGGATTGGAACGCAGATAGTGAGGGTTGAAGGAGAGGCTTAA
- a CDS encoding cytochrome c oxidase subunit 3, giving the protein MSMQGPLATSRSATGIPTGRLAVWWLLASEIFIFGGLIACYILYRLNNPWWGGEAVFTKVPAGAFNTFVLLTSSLFIVLAHDAAEKKDFDRAFKFIWYTIGGGLVFLLVKYYEYSSKLFADDPELLKTPLTNTYWSFYYTATGLHALHVIGGMVIMALISFDLRKGFNPHRVELIGLYWHFVDIVWIFLFPLLYIAK; this is encoded by the coding sequence ATGTCTATGCAAGGACCTCTAGCAACCAGCCGTTCAGCAACTGGAATCCCAACTGGACGACTTGCGGTATGGTGGCTACTAGCCTCGGAGATTTTCATCTTTGGTGGATTGATTGCTTGCTACATTCTGTACCGCCTAAACAATCCTTGGTGGGGCGGGGAAGCTGTTTTTACGAAAGTTCCAGCAGGTGCGTTCAATACATTCGTCCTGCTGACTTCCAGCCTTTTCATCGTATTAGCACACGACGCTGCAGAGAAGAAGGATTTTGACCGGGCATTTAAATTTATCTGGTACACAATTGGTGGGGGCCTCGTCTTCTTGCTGGTCAAATATTACGAATATTCCTCAAAACTCTTCGCTGATGATCCAGAACTGCTGAAGACTCCTTTGACCAATACTTACTGGTCTTTCTACTATACGGCAACAGGACTACATGCTCTGCATGTGATCGGAGGTATGGTCATTATGGCTTTGATCTCCTTTGACCTCAGGAAAGGCTTCAATCCACACAGGGTTGAATTGATCGGGCTGTACTGGCATTTTGTTGATATCGTCTGGATTTTCCTTTTCCCACTCCTCTACATCGCAAAGTGA
- the miaB gene encoding tRNA (N6-isopentenyl adenosine(37)-C2)-methylthiotransferase MiaB, with protein MKSTLPQRKVHIATFGCQMNEYDSDKMLEILNQENYQYTDEAGEADLILLNTCSVRDKAEQKVYSLLGRLRKLKQANPKLKIGVGGCVAQQEGQQILARERSVDLVFGTDNLFELPELLAEVAQGERIARTNRVAPRQKVRNFIPEEVSLSKGANLKAHLAITKGCNNFCSFCIVPMTRGLEVSREPENILQEARNLVAQGVREICLLGQNVNSYKADGVDFVQLLRRMDKIEGLQRIRFTSPHPKDFREELAEEFAELPSLCEQLHLPLQSGSDRVLRRMRRWYTLEKYLEKVALYRRYVPQGTLSTDMIVGFPGETEEDFEQTLQAIQTIHYDQIFAFKYSPRPDTPAAAYSGQLPEEVKIERLSQLLELQEPIVKAKNKALIGSSQEVLVEGPYLKDPNRLNGRSRGYHSVAIANCAAEPGELVPVRITGAKTYLLEAEPLSK; from the coding sequence ATGAAATCGACTTTGCCTCAACGTAAGGTGCACATAGCAACCTTTGGTTGTCAGATGAACGAGTACGATAGCGACAAGATGCTTGAAATCTTGAATCAGGAAAATTACCAGTACACAGATGAGGCTGGAGAAGCTGACTTGATTCTGCTGAATACCTGCTCTGTTCGAGACAAGGCAGAACAAAAAGTTTATAGCCTGCTAGGCAGGCTGCGGAAACTAAAGCAAGCTAATCCTAAGCTGAAAATTGGAGTTGGTGGGTGTGTTGCTCAACAGGAAGGTCAGCAAATTCTTGCAAGAGAACGCAGTGTTGATTTGGTCTTTGGTACAGATAATTTATTCGAACTACCTGAACTCTTAGCAGAAGTTGCTCAGGGAGAGCGTATCGCAAGGACAAATCGTGTAGCTCCTCGTCAAAAAGTTAGAAATTTTATCCCAGAGGAAGTTTCTTTATCAAAAGGAGCTAACCTGAAGGCTCATCTTGCGATCACCAAAGGGTGTAATAATTTTTGCTCTTTTTGTATTGTCCCTATGACACGGGGTTTGGAAGTGAGTCGGGAACCAGAAAATATTTTGCAGGAAGCTAGAAATCTGGTTGCCCAGGGAGTTCGTGAAATTTGTTTACTTGGGCAGAACGTCAATTCGTACAAGGCAGATGGTGTCGACTTTGTCCAATTGCTACGGCGAATGGACAAGATTGAAGGATTGCAACGCATAAGATTTACATCACCACATCCTAAAGATTTTCGAGAAGAACTTGCGGAAGAATTTGCTGAGTTACCAAGTCTATGTGAACAACTCCACCTACCTCTGCAGTCAGGTTCAGATCGTGTGCTACGTCGAATGCGTCGCTGGTATACCTTGGAAAAATATCTGGAAAAAGTAGCCTTGTATCGCCGTTATGTACCACAGGGAACGTTATCAACCGATATGATTGTTGGCTTTCCTGGTGAAACAGAAGAGGATTTCGAACAGACTTTGCAAGCGATCCAAACCATCCATTATGACCAGATCTTTGCATTTAAGTACTCTCCACGGCCAGATACACCTGCGGCGGCATATTCAGGACAGTTGCCAGAAGAGGTCAAGATCGAGAGATTGAGCCAGCTATTGGAGTTACAGGAGCCGATTGTAAAAGCCAAAAATAAGGCTTTGATCGGTAGTTCGCAGGAGGTCTTGGTCGAAGGCCCTTATTTGAAGGACCCAAATCGACTCAACGGAAGGAGTCGAGGTTACCACTCGGTCGCGATTGCAAACTGTGCCGCTGAACCAGGAGAATTAGTGCCAGTTCGGATCACTGGAGCTAAAACCTACCTGCTGGAAGCAGAACCACTGTCAAAATGA